One Rosa chinensis cultivar Old Blush chromosome 5, RchiOBHm-V2, whole genome shotgun sequence genomic region harbors:
- the LOC112163817 gene encoding E3 ubiquitin-protein ligase Praja-1 has protein sequence MATENWQVVGDITCNPKYLGLVQPEKELPNTKFLMDFNVKMRRAQSTVLEDDEEIVEEKNLRSVELEYNPHSMWVAINKELQDLQVPIQVRAAIEDPILKGTRVARADSSYDARKYLHMEVAIDFRVGVFDGISEYEPAFVPASEASIKKLGKTRAEVSSTMCTVCMEEMMVGSEATRMPCSHLYHESCIVEWLQKSGVCPSCKFRMPTDDDE, from the coding sequence ATGGCTACTGAAAATTGGCAAGTGGTGGGTGACATCACCTGCAACCCAAAATACCTAGGTCTTGTTCAACCTGAAAAGGAGCTGCCTAACACCAAATTCTTGATGGATTTCAATGTCAAGATGAGGCGCGCGCAGTCTACTGTATTGGaggatgatgaagaaattgTAGAAGAGAAGAATCTGCGGTCAGTCGAACTTGAGTACAATCCACATAGCATGTGGGTTGCCATAAATAAAGAGCTTCAAGACCTGCAAGTTCCAATCCAAGTTCGTGCAGCCATTGAAGATCCAATACTCAAGGGAACCAGAGTCGCACGAGCCGATAGCTCTTATGACGCTCGCAAGTATCTGCATATGGAGGTGGCTATCGATTTTCGTGTTGGCGTTTTTGATGGTATTAGTGAATATGAGCCTGCGTTTGTGCCGGCAAGTGAAGCGTCCATTAAGAAACTGGGGAAGACAAGAGCCGAAGTGTCGTCGACAATGTGCACGGTTTGTATGGAGGAGATGATGGTTGGCTCGGAAGCGACTCGTATGCCTTGTTCCCATCTTTACCATGAGAGTTGCATTGTAGAGTGGCTGCAGAAAAGTGGGGTTTGCCCATCCTGTAAGTTCCGCATGCCCACTGATGATGATGAATGA
- the LOC112167646 gene encoding receptor-like serine/threonine-protein kinase NCRK, translated as MKFQVGVSLACFISLISIQQSLSDGVSNTSGVTDWTCRCSVSFQGNRSYTLESNCSASCNCSQDDGSNSKWTCICDANGLPKVAADGHDTSCFTACNCTSGSLDVAQSSKKRSSSKVVVIVLLLCVILTTFAFLASVACYFYRRDKCTVHPPIFSSDKETSCNSGTDLISHRSSSMVETKIYINSPINQGIGCFTSCLFGSKTGPSPGAIIQFSYLELENATNKFSDSNLIGLGGSSYVYRGQLKDGSILAVKRLKTQKGPDMDSVFLTEIELLSRLHHCHVVPLLGYCFETHGKHTERLLVFEYMNNGNLRDCLDGSEGKNMDWNTRVQIAIGAARGLEYLHDAAAPRILHRDVKSTNILLDENWQAKITDLGMAKRLKADGLPSASSSPARMQGTFGYFAPEYAIVGKASLKSDVFSFGVVLLELITGRKPIHRSTNKLEESLVIWATPRLQDSKRVIAELPDPDLNGNYPEEDMHIMAYLAKECLLLDPDSRPTMSEVVQILSTIAPERSKRRGMPVNLFQHMGLKEAVELRQDKSGKCSLRCSLPLDIDRNLGVERSEDTASDKYMERLILLTSNARSWRASDDETVDLTEPRFESFSIANTKPL; from the exons ATGAAGTTCCAAGTGGGAGTTTCCCTTGCTTGTTTTATAAGTTTGATTTCGATTCAGCAAAGTCTCAGTG ATGGTGTATCCAATACTTCTGGTGTAACAGATTGGACATGTAGATGTTCTGTTTCGTTTCAAGGAAACCGGAGCTACACTCTAGAATCTAACTGTTCAGCATCCTGTAATTGCAGTCAGG ATGATGGAAGTAATAGCAAATGGACATGTATATGTGATGCCAATGGCCTTCCTAAAGTGGCAGCTGATGGTCATGATACTAGTTGCTTTACAGCCTGCAACTGCACTTCTg GATCTCTTGATGTAGCACAATCTTCGAAAAAGCGCTCTTCAAGCAAAGTTGTTGTGATTGTTCTTTTACTATGTGTCATACTTACAACTTTCGCTTTTCTTGCCTCGGTGGCATGCTACTTCTATCGAAGGGACAAGTGCACTGTTCACCCACCAATATTTTCATCAGATAAGGAAACGAGTTGCAACAGTGGTACCGACTTAATTAGCCATAGGAGTTCCTCAATGGTTGAGACCAAAATTTATATAAATTCCCCCATCAATCAAGGCATAG GGTGCTTTACCTCTTGCTTATTTGGAAGCAAAACAGGACCTTCACCTGGAGcaattattcaattttcatatTTGGAGCTGGAAAATGCAACCAATAAGTTTTCGGATTCCAATCTAATAGGACTTGGAGGAAGTAGTTATGTTTATCGCGGTCAACTCAAAGATGGAAGTATTCTGGCGGTTAAGCGCCTCAAGACTCAGAAAGGGCCTGATATGGATTCTGTCTTTTTAACTGAG ATTGAACTGTTATCCAGACTTCATCATTGTCATGTGGTACCTTTGCTTGGCTACTGCTTCGAAACCCATGGAAAACATACTGAGAGGTTATTGGTATTTGAGTACATGAATAATGGTAATCTGAGAGATTGTTTGGATGGGTCTGAAGGGAAAAACATGGATTGGAATACTCGAGTACAAATTGCCATTGGAGCTGCAAGGGGTCTGGAATATCTCCATGATGCAGCTGCTCCAAGAATACTGCATAGAGATGTCAAATCCACAAACATTCTTCTGGATGAAAATTGGCAAGCAAAA ATAACTGATCTTGGTATGGCGAAACGCTTAAAAGCTGATGGTCTCCCTAGTGCATCTAGTTCTCCGGCAAGAATGCAAGGTACATTTGGTTATTTTGCACCGGAGTATGCAATTGTTGGAAAAGCATCTCTCAAGTCAGACGTTTTCAGTTTTGGGGTAGTTCTTCTTGAGCTTATCACTGGCAGGAAGCCCATTCACAGATCAACCAACAAGCTAGAAGAAAGCCTTGTCATATGG gCTACCCCTCGTTTACAGGATAGTAAGCGAGTAATAGCAGAGTTGCCTGATCCTGATTTGAATGGGAACTACCCAGAAGAAGATATGCACATAATGGCTTACTTAGCAAAGGAATGCCTACTCTTAGACCCTGATTCTAGACCAACTATGAGTGAGGTTGTCCAAATCCTTTCTACTATTGCACCAGAGAGATCTAAAAGGAGAGGCATGCCTGTAAATTTGTTTCAG CACATGGGTCTTAAAGAAGCTGTGGAGCTAAGGCAAGACAAATCCGGAAAATGTTCACTTCGGTGTTCACTGCCACTAGATATTGACCGCAACCTCGGTGTTGAAAGAAGTGAAGATACCGCTTCAGATAAATATATGGAAAGATTGATCCTCTTGACTTCAAACGCTAGGAGTTGGCGTGCCTCTGATGATGAAACAGTGGACTTGACTGAGCCCAGGTTCGAGTCATTTTCCATAGCAAATACTAAACCTCTATGA